The DNA region CGGCAACGGCCCCAGTATTGGCGCCGGCATTGGCGCTGGCCTCGATGTTGGCGCTGGCGCCCGCCGCCGGCTGGGCGCAGACCCCCGCCCCGGCGAATGCGCGGAGCCTCGCCCCGGAGAATACGGTGCTGTACTTTATCACTCCCGCCAACGGCGAGACGGCGGCCAGTCCGGTCGCCGTGCGCTTCGGGCTGCGAAATATGGGGGTCGCGCCGGCAGGGGTCATGCGGGAGGGAACCGGGC from Gammaproteobacteria bacterium includes:
- a CDS encoding DUF4399 domain-containing protein — translated: MRHRNAATAPVLAPALALASMLALAPAAGWAQTPAPANARSLAPENTVLYFITPANGETAASPVAVRFGLRNMGVAPAGVMREGTGHHHLLVNTTPPPLDRPIPNDEHHLHFGKGQTETMLELPPGRHTLQLLLGDHNHVPHIPPLLSKRISITVR